A region from the Perognathus longimembris pacificus isolate PPM17 unplaced genomic scaffold, ASM2315922v1 HiC_scaffold_5407, whole genome shotgun sequence genome encodes:
- the Cebpb gene encoding CCAAT/enhancer-binding protein beta: MQRLAAWDPACRRLPPPPPPPAFRPMDVANFYYEADGLAAALGGKAAPAPPGGPAPPAARAGEPGSIGEHERAIDFSPYLEPLGPGPDAFDAAAAAAAAAPAGPHHDFLSDLFSDDYGGKGAKRAADFGYVSLGRLGAAKGALHPGCFAPLPPPPPPPPPPPPPPAELKAEPGFEPADCKRKDEPGAPGMAAFPYALRAYLGYQAVPSGSSGSLSTSSSSSPPGTPSPAEAKAPPPAACFPGAPAAPPAAAAAAAPAKGKAKKAVDKHSDEYKIRRERNNIAVRKSRDKAKMRNLETQHKVLELTAENERLQKKVEQLSRELSTLRNLFKQLPEPLLASSGHC, encoded by the coding sequence ATGCAACGCCTGGCGGCCTGGGACCCGGCATGCCGccgcctcccgccgccgccgccgccgcccgcctttAGGCCCATGGACGTGGCCAACTTCTACTACGAGGCCGACGGCTTGGCTGCAGCGCTCGGCGGCAAGGCGGCCCCGGCGCCCCccggcggccccgcgccccccgccgcccgcgccggcgAGCCGGGCAGCATCGGCGAGCACGAGCGCGCCATCGACTTCAGCCCCTACCTGGAGCCGCTGGGCCCGGGCCCCGACGCCTtcgacgccgccgccgccgccgccgccgccgcgcccgcggGCCCGCACCACGACTTCCTCTCCGACCTCTTCTCCGACGACTACGGCGGCAAGGGCGCCAAGCGCGCGGCCGACTTCGGCTACGTGAGCCTCGGCCGCCTGGGCGCCGCCAAGGGCGCGCTGCACCCCGGCTGCTTcgcgccgctgccgccgccgccgccgccgcccccgccgccgccgccgccgcccgccgagcTCAAGGCGGAGCCGGGCTTCGAGCCCGCGGACTGCAAGCGCAAGGACGAGCCCGGGGCGCCGGGCATGGCGGCCTTCCCCTACGCCCTGCGCGCCTACCTGGGCTACCAGGCCGTGCCGAGCGGCAGCAGCGGGAGCCTGTCCACGTCGTCGTCGTCCAGCCCGCCCGGCACGCCGAGCCCCGCCGAGGCCAaggcgccgccgcccgccgcctgcTTCCCCGGggcgcccgccgcgccgcccgccgccgccgccgccgccgcgcccgccaAGGGCAAGGCCAAGAAGGCGGTGGACAAGCACAGCGACGAGTACAAGATCCGCCGCGAGCGCAACAACATCGCCGTGCGCAAGAGCCGCGACAAGGCCAAGATGCGCAACCTGGAGACGCAGCACAAGGTCCTGGAGCTCACGGCCGAGAACGAGCGGCTGCAGAAGAAGGTGGAGCAGCTGTCGCGCGAGCTCAGCACCCTGCGGAACTTGTTCAAGCAGCTGCCCGAGCCCCTGCTCGCCTCCTCCGGACACTGCTAG